In Tripterygium wilfordii isolate XIE 37 chromosome 15, ASM1340144v1, whole genome shotgun sequence, one DNA window encodes the following:
- the LOC120016155 gene encoding uncharacterized protein LOC120016155, which produces MDHARNGDTFVFLKRRITEIDETLQQQPQSSSDYPSSSIVLEELKPSELLVSTPKEDQESMRNSLIFFRKVKCSANASECTIREAQELGFEENGEMSYSVSGRVTVSDNESGSCGSQRKIENFGYDVEKNENCNVGLVSDGGLKIEEVEDGVNGVKEEKDWMESEVGFSGIQEFGNEVVSGEEKADEKEKCEGKVERDYSVESHKVKGCVTSSLAALAEEEELLVRTETESGSTLKAKNKQVLTELKEGLIFENRTNLNKVTGSESISVKNGVYKAIEVTAGCSIKIDVIDGTALIDAVQVRKRGNANGKNVERNGKKNEKQDGFAKKPRRPRKKAKDSKMGSEMSVGQRNMPPFVEPQKDGNEIKRMHSREKMEALRFANIVEQHLVWRDIYTGLSPALVKEYDELARMKHQKNIHLNFNSGRHFGRKTEVPAFRREIGPQNMDNELKNTEEDEMENLNAWDPSSTRIIEGEDAYNDDEEYTEDDDSDADYASIQRPAFLVEGEPDFDSGPPEHGLEYLRRVRWEAANIPKVKVAKLDRSKLSKGQSVYMPQIPDIANCAGHLLPSKHWEDSFLADFNNLRLTLSDLNGSIAKVSGNLQSILEVQKQQQSVQLLPESVALEKFKHLSIKEDSVHDSMQVKHNNKSGENNAGQVDPIHDSSSNKSGRNKTL; this is translated from the exons ATGGATCATGCTAGGAACGGTGATACATTCGTTTTTCTCAAACGAAGAATCACGGAGATCGATGAAACTCTCCAGCAACAACCCCAGTCTTCCTCCGACTACCCCTCTTCTAGTATCGTTCTGGAAGAATTAAAACCGTCGGAACTGCTTGTTTCTACTCCAAAAGAAGACCAAGAAAGCATGCGTAACTCCCTCATTTTCTTCAGGAAGGTCAAGTGTTCTGCCAATGCCTCGGAGTGCACTATTAGGGAAGCGCAAGAACTGGGTTTTGAAGAAAACGGAGAGATGTCATATTCTGTGAGTGGCAGGGTCACTGTTAGTGATAATGAGTCTGGATCTTGCGGAAGTCAAAGAAAGATTGAGAATTTCGGTTACGACGTCGAAAAAAATGAGAATTGTAATGTGGGTTTAGTTTCTGATGGTGGCCTAAAGATAGAAGAGGTTGAAGACGGTGTCAATGGTGTGAAGGAAGAGAAAGATTGGATGGAAAGTGAAGTGGGTTTCTCGGGAATTCAAGAATTTGGCAATGAAGTCGTGTCAGGAGAGGAGAAAGCCGACGAAAAGGAGAAATGTGAAGGAAAAGTTGAGAGGGATTATTCAGTGGAAAGTCACAAAGTGAAGGGTTGTGTTACTTCTTCATTGGCTGCTCTTGCTGAAGAGGAGGAGTTATTGGTAAGGACTGAAACAGAATCAGGGAGTACTTTGAAAGCCAAAAATAAGCAAGTTTTGACGGAACTCAAAGAAGGATTAATCTTTGAAAACAGAACCAATCTTAATAAAGTTACTGGTTCTGAGAGTATCAGTGTCAAGAATGGTGTATACAAAGCAATTGAGGTTACTGCTGGATGTTCCATCAAGATTGATGTAATTGATGGTACAGCATTGATTGATGCAGTTCAAGTCCGAAAACGTGGTAATGCCAATGGAAAGAATGTGGAAAGGAATGGGAAGAAGAATGAGAAACAAGATGGGTTTGCCAAGAAGCCAAGAAGGCCACGAAAGAAGGCAAAAGATTCCAAAATGGGTTCAGAAATGAGTGTGGGGCAAAGGAACATGCCTCCTTTTGTGGAACCTCAGAAAGATGGGAATGAAATAAAAAGAATGCACTCCAGAGAGAAGATGGAGGCCTTAAGGTTTGCTAATATCGTGGAACAGCACCTGGTGTGGAGAGATATTTACACTGGGCTTTCACCTGCTCTGGTGAAGGAGTATGATGAGTTGGCAAGAATGAAGCATCAGAAGAATATCCACTTGAATTTCAATTCTGGCCGACATTTTGGAAGGAAAACAGAAGTCCCTGCATTCCGCC GGGAAATTGGTCCTCAAAACATGGATAATGAATTAAAAAACACTGAAGAAGATGAAATGGAAAATTTAAATGCCTGGGATCCAAGTAGTACTCGCATCattgaaggtgaagatgcgtACAATGATGATGAGGAATACACTGAAGATGATGACAGTGATGCAGATTATGCTAGCATACAGAGACCTGCTTTCCTGGTAGAAGGAGAACCTGATTTTGATTCAGGGCCTCCAGAACATGGATTAGAATATCTAAGGCGTGTCAG GTGGGAAGCTGCAAACATTCCAAAAGTAAAGGTGGCCAAACTTGACAGGAGTAAACTTAGTAAGGGGCAAAGCGTTTATATGCCCCAGATTCCTGATATTGCCAACTGTGCTGGACACCTGCTGCCCTCAAAACATTGGGAGGATTCATTTCTTGCTGATTTTAACAATCTACGACTG ACTCTGTCCGATCTCAATGGTTCCATTGCTAAAGTTTCTGGTAACCTGCAATCTATTCTTGAAGTGCAGAAGCAGCAACAATCTGTTCAGCTACTCCCTGAGAGTGTTGCTCTCGAAAAATTTAAGCACCTTAGTATTAAGGAAGATTCAGTGCACGATTCCATGCAAGTCAAACACAACAATAAATCAGGAGAAAATAATGCAGGGCAGGTTGATCCTATCCATGATTCCAGCAGCAACAAATCAGGAAGAAACAAAACACTATAA
- the LOC119979806 gene encoding uncharacterized protein LOC119979806, with the protein MYIVFSLILRTDDPDSNQYVDTSNVDDSVIHPPRLPNEGVEIVPYRSISASSKSPIVDISGKDPRLSMILGMDYVSRASTLRRRISLIESMQELSSNDCVWLSALCAAVDTPPDANISAAFRALLRKCANLLAGKSELDDEVAMLNILATISGKYFGKI; encoded by the exons ATGTATATAG TCTTCTCTCTTATACTTAGAACCGATGATCCCGATTCTAATCAGTATGTAGATACCTCCAATGTCGATGACTCCGTTATCCACCCTCCTAGATTGCCTAATGAAGGTGTTGAAATTGTTCCATATCGAAGCATTTCAGCTTCTAGTAAATCTCCCATTGTTGATATATCGGGAAAAGACCCAAGATTATCTATGATCTTAGGAATGGACTATGTTTCTCGTGCTTCAACACTGAGGAGACGCATAAGCTTGATAGAGAGCATGCAAGAACTGTCAAGCAATGATTGTGTCTGGCTCTCTGCTCTCTGTGCAGCAGTTGATACTCCACCTGATGCCAACATTTCTGCTGCTTTCCGTGCTCTGCTTCGAAAGTGTGCAAATTTGCTTGCGGGGAAATCTGAGCTCGATGATGAGGTTGCCATGCTGAATATTCTGGCCACAATTTCTGGCAAGTATTTTGGTAAAATCTGA